A stretch of DNA from Lotus japonicus ecotype B-129 chromosome 4, LjGifu_v1.2:
CAGAGGCTCCTTAATTCCCTACCTGTCGGGGTGGCCGCCACGCCCCGGCAGTTCCAGCTCAGTGTCTTCATAGTGGCTTGGGGGGCGTGGTTAGGCCCGCCTCCTCAGCCATTGTCAGATTAGAGTTGTATTCCTCCACTTCTGCCACAAGATCATCcgtcttagctttcttcttggaGAGTTGAACTGGGGTAGTTACTTCCAGAGCTACCTTATCCCCAGAAGACAAATCTGGAGGCCAGGCCCTCTTCAGGCTCAAAGAGATGGTCAGATCGTTGCTCAGCTCAATCTCACTCTCATTAGTTAAGGTACTGGTTTTCATTATGCCCTGCTCATCATCCTCTTCTGGGAAAACAACATAATAGTCTTGGCTTTCTCCTTTGTCTGTGGTCTGTTCCTCTCTTGTGGAATATGTTGCATTAAATTGTCTTTTCATTTTTCTCCTGAAAATCTCCTCTGCTCTCTTCCTCCAGCCGTACTCCCCCAATTCCTCATTGTTCTGTCTACACTTCCTGATTGACTTTTGCTTTTCCTCTTCAGTCAGGAATGCGGCATAGGGACTGACAAACTCATCAGAATCTGAACATGCTTCCACAATGGAGTTCTGCTGAAAATCAGGTTCTGGATAGGGCCAATCTGAAACTGGTGAAGAAGTGTTTAGTAACACTGGACCTGAAGACTCCAAGTGAGGGGCCATATATTCAACCTGGGTATGGTCTTTTAGGCAATGAGAAGAAGAGGATGCAATAGGGCAAGAGGTGCCAGGATCAGAACCAGACCCACTCACATGGATACTTTGTGGAGGGTTTCCTTCTTGTGGTAATATTTCCTCATTCACCAGGGTGTGGAGACTAGAGGAAACACTCTGGTGGGTAGACACCTCAACAGGCTGTGAGGGAGCAATAGAAACCTCTGGTGCAGAAGTGGAGGTGGAAGGCTAGGTTGCAAAACCAGTTGGGATGGTAGGCCTAGCCACAAGACCAATACCACCATCTCCCGAATGGGAAATATTCTGGGCTAACCTATTCTTCCAGTTTTGAATTTCCTCATCACCTCCTAAGCCCCCTCCCAAATGAGCTTGGGCTTGGGGAGAGTTAACTCCAAAGTTCCTGAAAATAGAGGAGGAGGCAACATTTGCTAAGGATCTTCCTGGCGGGGCACTCAGAGCCATAGAGTAGCGAGGGATCCTTGGGTTGACAACTGACATAGACTTTGGTTTCTTGCAGGTTGATTGTTCGTGGCCTATTACTCCGCACTTGAAGCAGAGACCCTGCAACTTCTCGTATTTCACCAAGACCCAAGCTTTGGGAAGGCTTTGTCGGGGAACCCAAAACCCTGTGACAATGGGTTTGTCAACATTCAATAGGATTCTGGCACGATAAAAGGCCCTGAGAATACTCCCTTTCACCCTCGGGTTCTCAACCTCCAAAGGTTCACCGACTCTAGCGGCAAGTTTCCTAATATTTGTCTTAGTAGTGAACTCCATTGGTAGATCGTGGAACTGAATCCAGAAGGGGACAGGGTTGAAACGAACCTCAGACACGGCAATATGCGGATCCCAAAACTAGAGGCTAAGTAGGTTGCCCATAACATTCCAAGGACAATCTTTCATGATTCTGCTGACTTCCTCCGCATTAGAAAAGGTAAAGATGAAAGTATTCAGATTCAAGTCACCCACTTGTAATCCTTTCGGGTTCCCCCAGGCTTTAACCAAAGATTGCTTAACAGCAAGCTTGTTCAAGGGTTTGTTGGTAATCACTTGACCTACCAGCATCCGCTGAGCTAGATCTTCATTGGTGGAGGGGTCTGGCTCAAGCATAATGGTTATGCCTACCAGATCTGAGCTTTCTTCCATGGGCTCGCTATAGTCAGCCATTGCAGCACAAGAAACACAAACTCAAAGATCGAATTCTATCAACAAGTTAGAATTCTATCAACAGGGCAAGGAAATAAAGGACCTATTTCAATGGGTTCCACACAAGGAAGGAGATCCAACAAATCTGGAAGGAAATCCTTCTTAGAGCATCCCCTTTGATAAAGCAACTTAAGACCCAACAAGATGGGCCCAATACGAACCCAAATTGTTGGACTAAGAAAAAACGAGCAGGTAAATTGTTGGTAAACCACTCCACCAACGAATAAGAAGCACATTATAGGAGACACACTATATATGTAGTGCATAAATTTGTTCCTTCATCATTGGTTCAGTAACAGTAACACACATGGTGCGGGCCATAATTTGATTGCAGAATTAACTTGTTCCTTTTGGAATCTACTCTAGCATTTCTCTTGTATCAATGTATTTGGTTCTGTTTTCACCATTAATAATGTCATGTTGTTCATCTAGCctcaattatttttttagttttttaccaTATACTATGAAATCATATTTTAATAACTCAATCTAACTTGTGAGTTGTAAATGAATACTAAATTTAAACACCAACCAGTTTTCTTCAAATTACATTTAAAAGCACGTTTAATAGAAGCTCACCAAACGCATTAGATTATAAAGAGTAAGTTAGTTTAGTGCAATCCTCCACCGTCCGATTAAAAATGCAGCAGCGGCTACGATTAAGTTCCCCTACTTCGCGCGTAAACTTAAACGACGAAAACGAGTGCCGCAAAGTGCGGTGCGAAAGTGCAAACCccactttctctctcctctctctcttccactctctctctctctctagaaaaaGCGCACTCATCAAAATGGTGCAGCGATGATTGcgtctcagaagaagaagagagtgaGAAACAAGTCTAACCTAATGCTTCTTCGTTTTCTCCTGCTATGGTTACTCTGCGTTGCTTTTGCTTCCTCTGATGCTGGCCAAGGTGAGTTTCAATTCGCTTTTGAGTTTCAATTTATGTTGAAAAACTCATTCTCGAGcttgtaattttgtttatgtAATCAAAGTTGGAtcaaaacttagttttcaatcAATGTTACCCATCCATTTCTCAATTCAAGGTCATTGATTAACAAGAGTACCCTAAAAATCTTTTCAGCTAGTGGAACTTTGTTACAACCTGTTATTGTTCTGAGTAATAATTGTTACCATAGTGGAATTTGATGTGTTTGTTATGCTTTAAACTGCCTTGTTTATTGCATACAATTCAACTTCAACATCTAGGGAAAGTGATCAAATTTCATTTTTGCAATCTGTTGCCAATCTACGAAATCGATGTtgagatttttcatttttcGCAACTGAAGGGGTAATTTCTACATGGTTGTAGCTATTTTCTTGGTGAATCTGAGTTTGAGTGTTAATGAACCAACTTGATTGCTTGTACATACACATACAATAGGGTTaggattttctaaaaaaaaaattgtgaatatTGTGTATTTTTGCCCTTTTGATTTGGTTCAAATCTTTGCAGCGCCATTTGCCATGCGTGTAAGCTGTGGAGCTCTTAAAAATGTTCAAACTAGACCGACCAGTACCGTTTGGCAAAAAGACTTTGGATATACAGGAGGGATATCCGCTAATGCAACTCGTCCGAGTTACATTACCCCGCCGCTCAACACTCTTCGCTATTTCCCCTTGTCTGAGGGCCCTCAAAATTGTTACAACATTGATAGAGTGCCAAAGGGTCACTACTCGATCCGGATCTTTTTTGGACTTGTTGGTCATTCTGGAGATATCAAGGAACCTCTATTTGATATCTCCATTGAGGGCACTCAGATATATTCTTTGAAATCAGGTTGGACCAGACAAGATGATCAAGTATTTTCTGAGGCCTTAGTGTTTCTTACAAATGACTCTGTCTCGATATGTTTCCACAGCACGGGCCATGGCGATCCGGCAATCCTTTCTATTGAGATTCTTCAAGTCGATGATAAAGCTTATCATTTTGTGCCGCAGTGGAATCAAGGGATAATACTTAGAACAGTTAAAAGGCTGAGTTGTGGTTTTGGACAGTCAAAATTTGATGTAGATTATGGTGGGGATTCCAGGGGAGGGGACAGATTTTGGCAACGCGTTAGAACTTTTGGTCAGAATTCTGATCGACCTAGATCTGTTGAATCGAGAATCAAACAGGCTTCATATCCACCAAACTTCTATGCAGAAGCTCTTTATCAGTCAGCACTCGTTAGCACTAGTAGTCAGCCTGATTTAACATATATATTGGAGGTGGATCCGAATAGAAACTATTCTATTTGGTTACATTTTGCAGAGATTGATAATTCAGTTAGAGATGTAGGACAAAGGGTCTTTGATATTATGATAAATGGTGATCTTGCTTTCAAAGATGTTGACATTGTCAAATATAGTGGGGATATCTACACTGCCCTTGTGCTTAATACAACTGTTATTGTTAATGGGAGGATTCTGACAATAACATTGAGCCCAAAGCAGGACAATCTTGCCATAATCAATGCCATTGAGATATTTGAGGTTATAATGGCCGACTCAAAAACTTTATCGGATGAAGGTGTGTGTGCTGATAATGCCTGCTATTGTTCACTTTTTTCAGCATGAATGTTCATACTAGTGACACATTGgtgtttatttaattttttaagaaaatttgCATTGCATTTAAGTGACTTCATTATGAATTTTGCAGTGTgtgacttttcatttttttatcaattaataCATCTCAAGATACTCTAATTTTTGTTTTCCGatgaaccaaaaaaaaaactactctaaTTTTAGGGTCTATAGCTTTTGACGATTACAGCATAGAAGAAATTTATTCCTTATGCTGTGCTACTTTCAGATGGAGTACCATAATTGATAGATCTCCTTGCCTCCTTGTGCTTTTCCTTTTCTGAGTTATCTTGTAGTTCTTCATTACCCATTTCAAAGATGATATTTATTGATCACTTGGTTTATAATACTGTTTCATATATACGTTCTCTGACTCATTAACTCTAAATGGTAGCAAAGGCAGTTTTTAGTAATTTGAATGCATGTAAACTTTTGCATGTTGATCATTGTTCATTTACTCTAGTTAGGGCTTTACAAACATTGAAGAATGCATTGGAGCTTCCGCCTAGGCTTGGGTGGAATGGTGATCCATGCGTTCCTCAGCAACATCCGTGGAGAGGAGTGGATTGCCAGTTAAACAGAAGTACTGGCAGCTGGATCATTGATGGACTGTAATTTCTCTTATCTTTATGTAAAGCTTTCATTGTACATATGATAGTGTGTTGGCATTTAATTTTTCCTTtgtcataaaaattattttactcCCTTTAACTTTCACAATTTGTTCCCTATATAATACCAAAACTAAGAATCAAAATTTTCTCCCTCAGCATCTGAACTTCAAAAGGAAGGAAATAGATTTTCGTGCTTTGGCTGTATGTATTTCTCTGTGCATAATGACAGCTTTCACTCAAACAGtagttgatatatatatttcgTTTTCTAGACATGTATCTTTCTAACTCACTAGGGTGGTTTCGCTTTTCCTTTGTTCTATGATATCAAACTTATTATGTCACTCATATCAGGGAGTCGCTCTTGCATCGGTCCTTTTCTTGTTAAATTCTTCCCCATATATTTTTTCGGTCAGCTATTTTATGTCCTCATGTAATACTTATTTTTTGTTTGGTCCCTTATATAGTTGTTAATTTTAATCCGTGCTATACATACAGTCATTTTCAATTTGGTCCCCTTTGTCTGTTTGGAGTTATAATACAGAGGTGTGTTGACCAAATTAAAAATGAGTGCACATTTAAGTACTAGAAATACTTTATGTTCATACTTAATAAATGAGTGCACATTTAAGTATTTACTCCCTTTCACTTTCACAATTTGTTCCCTATATAATACCAAAACTAAGAATCAAAATTTTCTCCCTCAGCATCTGAACCTCAAAAGGAAGGAAATAGATTTCCTTCTTTTAGGAAACTAAAGGAAGATTTTCGTGCTTTGGCTGCATGTATTTCTCTGCGCACAATGACAGTTTACACTCAAACAGTAGTTGAtatgtatttcatttttctAGACATGTATCTTTCTAACTCATTAGGGTAGTTTAGCTTTTCCTTTGTTCTATGATATCAAACTTATGATGTCACTCATATGAGGGAGTTGCTCTTGCATTGACCCTTCTCTTCTTAAATTCCTTTGggccatttttattttaaaaaaggttTATTCTTTGTCCCCACATATGTTTTCGGTCAGCTATTTCTTGTCCTCATGTAATACTTATTTTTTGTTTGGCCcctaaaatagtttttaattcTAATCCTTGCTATACATACAATCATTTTCAATTTGGTCTCCATTGTCTGTTTGGAGTTATAGTACAGTGGTGTGTTGACCAAATTAAAAATGACGGCACATTTAGGTACTAGAAATACTTTATGTTCATGCATGACAgtcattttcaattttgattCCTATACTCCACAGTTGCACAATGTCAATTTCACTATGTTATAATGGTAGAAGACTGACAAGGAGATGATGTTGAAACTAGTTTTatgaaggcttaattgcaactttggtccccgacgtttaccaatgccacgattttggtcccccacctaatttaattacatggatggtccccgacgttgtaggccgtgtgcaacgttagtcctaccgtttatttcttaatggaggaggtttacgtggacgtctagttggagagagaaaggaggtatgaggagagagggaagcacgtgagtatcacgtgacccttatctgaacccattatacccaaacccctgacctccctggaacgaagaaggtaacgcgatttagatccctagggtttcagatttgggtataatgagttcatataaggttcacgtgagttcacgtgatactcacgtgcttccctctctcctcagatctcctttttctctccaactagacgtccacgtaagcctcctccattaagaaataaacggtaggactaacgttgcacacgacctacaacgtcggggaccatccatgtaattaaattaggtgggggaccaaaatcgtggcattggtaaacgtcggggaccaaagttgtaattaagccttttATGAATATGGATTAAATAGAAAACTGTTTTCTAGGAACTAAATTAAAATGAGTTTGATTAATTGGGACCAAGAATATATTACAACCTAAAAAGATGCAGAACTTTGCCTTGCAGTAAGCAAAGAGATTGGTTACACTAGGGTATAAAGACACTGTTTTTTGAGTTGAAAACTGCATTCAACATTTAATCTCAACGTCTTGGCTAATTTGTGTTTGATCTATTGATGAACAGTGTTCTTGACAATCAAGGTCTGAAGGGTTCCCTGCCAAATGACATTTCCAGACTACTTAATCTACAGATCCTGTAAGTTTTAAAGAAGTTCCCTAAGTATTTTGGATTAACATGTCTTATGTCTCAATATTTATGCCAATGGATGGATATCTGAGCATGATGTGTCATTGATAGTAGAACCCTACTCGCGTAAGCTTTGATCAAATGACTGGAGATAAATATTTATGTAATTTGTCTGAATTtatgtttttcctttttataaCTCATTATTCTGTAACGAGAAGAAACAGCCAGCAGGTTCATTTTCCCATTCTTTGTGCTGATTAGCTTATGCATTGCAGAAACTTGAGTGGAAACAGCATCCATGGAGCAATTCCATCCTCACTTGGTACAATGACTAACCTGCAAGTGCTGTAAGTatctttttccatttttttcttcttctcatgaggcttttttcttttaaagatGTGAAGTTTGTTATTCCATGAATTATTATCTTGATTTCTGGTACTATGTGAATGCTATTGCTGAATGCCATGTAATCATGCAGTGACCTCTCTTACAACTTATTCGATGGATCAATTCCTGAGAGCCTTGGACAGTTGGCATCATTAAAAACACTGTAAGATTCTGTAGTGTTCGTCCCATAAAGGCAAATATGATGACAACAAATGTGTATTAAAATGTCTTTATGCAGGAATCTTAACAGCAACATCCTGTCTAAAAAGGTCCCGGCAACCCTAGGAGGAAGATTGCTGCACAGAGCAAGCTTCAAGTATGTTATCAAAGATCAAGCAatagacaaaaataaagaatgCGCAAACGCATCCATAAGATATACCATATTACATGTCATTTGTTCACTTTCTTTTTGCTGAGTAACTAATGCTGAGTGTAACTTGTGGATACTTGCAGTTTTACTGACAATGCTGGTCTGTGTGGTATACCTGGATTACCTACTTGTGGACATCTTTCTCCTGGCGCGAAAGTTAGCTTAGGGTTAGGTGCTTCTTTTGTTTTCCTCCTTCTTATTACCGGTTCAGTTTGTTGGTGGAAAAGGCGGAAGAATATCCTCCGAGCTCAGCAAATTGCAGGTATGTTATATTCATCATTTGCGGGTTACAGTTACACTTGCAAAACATTGTATGTTGTGTAGGTGAATTAACCAATTTCTAAAACTGAGATACGTCCCATTTGGaaaagcttatttgagcttatcttatagcataaacgCTTATGAAAGTGTTTGGGAttgagagagcttatgtaaatagcttatgactACCTATAAGCTGCTTTacgcttattttcataagctattcaaaaagcttagaataagagcttatgcttatttataacttattttcaacttatttcaattaatttttcaaattagcTAATGAACAAGTGCTTATGCGACAAACGCTTATGGCCATAaccgcttaattaagttgtttcccATTAATTCTTAAGATCTACAATTGGGCGCATTTAGATGTATGTTTAAAATCACCGAGGtatctcttttaatttttcaCAAGAGAATGGCATTACAAGTCAAGTACCTGAGTTTCCTCAGGTTATGTGAAAATTGTGGGACTCAACACTAAGAAATTTGAATGTGAAGCATGAAGTTTAAAGATTTGTAAACAGGGCTTTAAGCCTGTAAGTCATTCGAGCAAGCTAGTGAGTTTGATCACAGCTTGATTAGTTAGCAATTCATTTTGATAAAATCCTGGTTCTTTTCTAAATGAGTCCAAGCTTGAATTTTTCACATATTTGACTCTTACGCTCATGCGGTAGCTCGATATATTATAAACATTTTTTTAGAACATTAATAATAATCATTTAATTTACTATATAGAAGTATTTACTTGCATTTTGATTTTACCAAATTATTTTCTTGACAAAACACTTATAGAAAGAAATAGTTTATCAAGTTACAAAGTCGAGTTTGATTcattaaaaaacatttaattaaCACAAGGTTTAACATTGTTCCATTAGGCTGTACCGCTGTAGTTACTTGTAAGCTTAAGCCAGTAAAATGGGCTCCATTTcttaattgagtttttttttctgcCATCTCTGCACTTTTTATAAATCATCAAAGCTTGGTTTAATGAAGTCTAACCCTAAACTCCAACTGAGCAAAGCTTAGTGTGAAGTGGACTCATCTCTAGGCTGTCTCTAAGACTCTAATTTAGCAACTTTTATATATTCACTAGTTCGGACCCAATTTCTCTTGCATCTCATTTCCACctactttttctcttttcttttcttattgcATTACTCGTCATACCTCTAatgtttctctcttttattcttatttttctctgtGGATGTGGAATTGGGTGGTGAATGATTTATTTTCCCTAGGGAAAGTATTGCAACTCCCATGGATAACCATGTGAAGTACTAATAAAATCATATTGAATGAAAATTTATGCTTCTTTTCTGTTGCAGCAAGGGCAGCTCCATATGCAAAAGCAAGAACTCATTATTCACGCGACGTCCAGATGACAaggcatcatcatcatcatggaaATACACGCACTGCAGCTGAGAATGGGCCTGTCCTGCTTTCATGATAGCATATATACCATCACTTTTATACCCTATGAAGTCTGCCACAGTATTCTTCTGGTTCCTTCCATCAAttggtttatatttttttcaaattgaaAAGTGTATCTGATCTGTGATGGTTGTTTTTCTCAACTCCAAATACTAGGGAGTTCCTTGAACCATTGAATCACATCTTACTAGCTGAGAACACTATTGTAATTAGTAAATcatagaaaaaaattataaattgccGTGTTTATAATTTCTTATTTAGGATCCTCTCATGTCACATAACAATGTCAAGTAAAACATTGTTTTTATCACTCTTCTAAATATTTTAAGGTTTCTCACATATAATACAtatgaaaagagagatagatGTAAAAATTGAACATGAGAGAATTTGAGAGAGTTTCCACATGAGAAGTTTTTTATCCCATCATTAGAATAAAAATTTCTCCAAAGAAATCACTAGGTTCACACAGAGAATCAATGTGTGCTTCCAACATGAAGCCACAACCATGGATTAGAATCAAAGGCCCTCACAAACCACTCGTTGGGGCAGCCAATGCGCCAAAGCAACACATCCTCAAGAACCTTATTTTGACATCACATTGGTAGAAAGAATTCAGGAATTCAGTCTACCTAGCAGTAATTAGAAAGGAGTAGAAAATTAAGTAGAACACAAGCAAAATGTAAAGCAAGAAGCCTAGTTTTTCTTTATGTCCTTTTCTGAACAGAAAGCAAACATAATAACGGGTCACAAATTCTCCCAAGGGACAAACTTGGGTTGGTTCAACTGGTTTCAGGTTCCGGGTTTAACTCTCACATTCTTATAGGTTGAGGTTTAACTCTCACCTTCCCATAGGTTCAGGGTTTGAATCCCTCTGCGCCTCGTAAAATCTCAGTTGATGAACAACTCTTCTTAAAGAGATCTCCCGATGCTCCTACCCAGGAGTGAGTCTCTATTGACTTTCCCAACATGTTACTATTGCCCTGCTCTAGAGGTATTTTCTCTCGGTTCTAACTAGTTCCAAGTCTCTATTATGAAATGTTTTCACACAAAGTTCTAGACCTTTTCGTGGTCCTCTTGGGCTTGTATCACACATCCTGATCGAAAATCTCAAGACATTAATCAAAGCGGGCTCAAGGAGAGAAATAAGATGATCTGCAATGGACGACACCACACAAGCCCACATATATCAGGTTGTATTGCGAATTGTATCAGCTGCAGTTGATCTGCAATGGACACAACACAACTGCCACCACAATCACAATTTAAATCCTTGACTACACGTTCTATTACTGTTGGAAGGGGAAACTGCTCCCACTCTAAAGAGCAAGGGATCAGAAAGTTGTTCATTTTGAACAAGCTGAACCCAGTTTCGCAGGGATGCACAAGATAACATAACAAACGGCACTACTGTAAATCTGCAAATGCAAATTTATAGCTAGGACAGTAACCTAACTTTCCACATGTATCTGAATTATTGAGATCAAGCAAAGTAAAAATCTTAATCCGAAGCCATAATATAAGATGAATTTCTCTTAAAATCTATATGTCAATTATACCCCCTCCATAAATGTACAGGAAGTTCCACTTCCACTCTGgtataaaaatttataaatcctcaaaatgaaaatttatcTTGATGAATACTAACGGTTTCTGAAATTTGCTAGCTAAAATTCTTAAATCATGAAAAGAAGCAGCTCGCTAGGCGTTGTTTTCTGCTTCACTTGCACTTGGCCCAGCATTAGCATCCACGTTCGATTCCTCTGGAACATACTCAACTATCCTCCATCTGCAAGATACATCAAAAGCAATTAAACTTTGGTTTAGCTTAGCTTTAACATGATCAAAGTCAAAACCATATTTTGCTCTATACCTCTCAAGGATACACTTCCCTTCTTTGTAGGTTTCATTTTTGTCATGAGCTACAACCTGAAGAAATCCAAAATCATTGTTATTTCAACCTGCTTTTCAAAAGGTGATGCTGATATATGGTGAAAGACTAAATTAGATCGAGGC
This window harbors:
- the LOC130713920 gene encoding receptor-like protein 4 — encoded protein: MIASQKKKRVRNKSNLMLLRFLLLWLLCVAFASSDAGQAPFAMRVSCGALKNVQTRPTSTVWQKDFGYTGGISANATRPSYITPPLNTLRYFPLSEGPQNCYNIDRVPKGHYSIRIFFGLVGHSGDIKEPLFDISIEGTQIYSLKSGWTRQDDQVFSEALVFLTNDSVSICFHSTGHGDPAILSIEILQVDDKAYHFVPQWNQGIILRTVKRLSCGFGQSKFDVDYGGDSRGGDRFWQRVRTFGQNSDRPRSVESRIKQASYPPNFYAEALYQSALVSTSSQPDLTYILEVDPNRNYSIWLHFAEIDNSVRDVGQRVFDIMINGDLAFKDVDIVKYSGDIYTALVLNTTVIVNGRILTITLSPKQDNLAIINAIEIFEVIMADSKTLSDEVRALQTLKNALELPPRLGWNGDPCVPQQHPWRGVDCQLNRSTGSWIIDGLVLDNQGLKGSLPNDISRLLNLQILNLSGNSIHGAIPSSLGTMTNLQVLDLSYNLFDGSIPESLGQLASLKTLNLNSNILSKKVPATLGGRLLHRASFNFTDNAGLCGIPGLPTCGHLSPGAKVSLGLGASFVFLLLITGSVCWWKRRKNILRAQQIAARAAPYAKARTHYSRDVQMTRHHHHHGNTRTAAENGPVLLS